From the genome of Trichosurus vulpecula isolate mTriVul1 chromosome 6, mTriVul1.pri, whole genome shotgun sequence:
aaaaaaaggaaagcaagtcTAGAAGTAAGAATCTGGTTCTATATGACCTTGACATTAATAAGAGGTAAATGCTATTGAAAGAACATATCTAAATTCAGAATACTAAATACATAATTAGCTATGTTTGCACATAATAACCAGTGTAAATAATAATTCCTAGTAATTCAATGTTGCAGAGAAACCACCTGTCCCATCTTAGTGAGGTAAAGCCCGAAGGAATacaaatttgttttcatttgacTGACAGGACGTGAACTTATTTGTACATCCTGTGGTTCTGTGTTCATATGAAAATGAGCTACAGCAATGTTTCCCTCTCCATTTCAGCAAAATGTTAGTCATCTTCTATCTTGAAGTATTTCCACACCACAAACTGGAGATAGGGGGGAAAGGGGGGCAGGTGGGCCACAAGGCAAGGAAATGGAGAACAGGAGAAACACCAAATAAATAGAGAATGGACACTGCAAAATGTGTCAGTTATAAGACATTAAGTCTTGCCAAATTCAAGGAGTCATAGCAGATATTTTATAATTTGCATATACTTTACAATGCCTACTCTATTTTCAATGTTTCCATAAAGAATAGGAACCAAAGCTAGatgtggagaggaggggaggttaatggagggaagagaggagctaatgagatcaccaggaAAGAGCTAGAAGAGGAGCTGCATGGTACAGGGGGAAGGAATAGTGACTGGAATCAGAGGATGCCCACTGAAAGCTTATCTCTAATGCTTACTACTGGGcttagtcaaatcacttaacattattgggcctcagttttcttatctgtaaaatgaggaggctgaactagatggtgtaacaacaatgctacttgctgccactgtggctgtgtaaaaccaacaacaccagcacacaggaaggctgctagcacagttctctgatctgcttttctatggaaaacaactttaaggggtttacaatctcactttaatcaaacatacatatatcactcatttagttcagggggaaaagccagcaccctgaacttcagagcaaatacaaacagagacaatataaacagatcaacatttctgtctaaccaaatcacaatacacatagttaccagagaagcataaacatctgggtttcttcaaaggcggggggggggggggggggggggggggggggggggggggcggcgcgcGCGGGGCCGGAGGCCTCCagtagctacccagagtctccacatcaacactcttccaatgagtgagagccctaaacaaaactgctaacctctgagtttatatacacttcttggGGTCCAGGGCTTCACAGcgaatcagcaaaagggtgtgggcttagGGCTCTGCACCTACCAAGATttagtcaaaggcacttgattactttagcattctaaaagagaaaacggtattaaaaaaaaaagtcccaccttaattgccaatacagaTGGCCTTCGCAGCCCCacccagctctaggtctatgattctaTTCTAATAAGGCCAGGCAGTGAGTATGGTCCAGAAGGAAGATAACTGGGGAAAGGCCATCAATCTGGCATTTAAATAGTCACTGGTgaccttaaaaaaaaccccaaacaaacaaacagtttTTAGTAGAATGCTAGGTTTGGAAGCTAAAACTACAAAAGGTTTAGGAAATGTAGAAAAAATACGACAGATTTCCATGTGAGGTTCATGGAATCAGTGTCAAAATTATAAAGGCAACTCTTTCAACCAAAactcatgatgagaaatgctatctacctccagaaagacTAATGGACAGAATACAGAATGaatcatttttccctttctctcttttttttgggggggggggggcagtgtggGGGTGGTAGAAGGGGAGATATGACTTGaataatgcagaaatatgttttgcatgacttcatatgtataatggatattgcaattcttgccttctcgatggtgggagagaatttggaactgaaaataaaaataaaactgagcaaaaaaagaaaacctctaaAGCTActgaaaaatttggaaataaaacaCAATAATGTCAATTACCTTACTAACATTTCTTAGGAAATAAAGTCTTATATTAGCACCATATGAAGGAATGGCCAATTGGCCAATTATGCATGTCTACATACAGGTCTCTTTGAGAACATATTACACTCTTGGACACATGTTTGGACAGACGAATTTTTAAGGGCAGCATCCATCTCCGGAATTCTCTATTCTGCCCAGGGGTAATGGGCTAAGTGAGGAGGTCCAGGTTCTAGAACAAGCCCATCCCCTGACTAGCTATGTTACAAATCACCTACCTCACCTCCCTGGCTTCAATTTCCAAAAATACAAAAGGAGTTTGATAAGAATGAGcattaaggtcctttccagctcaaaagaTTTCTTATGCTTTGTTTTGTACATTATTCAACTTTACAACTTAATAGCAATATGAACCATAAACCAGAATGTTTAGTGACTTACGGCAGCTTCATTCTCATGAACACTCTCGCCATGAAGAAGCTCAAGAGGACACTGACGAAACCAatgaacagaagaagaaacctATTGAGCTTGGGAATATTTGGTGCATTGGATCGGTCTAGGATTATGAAACCTAAACCTCCCATTGTAAACAGGAAACTGGATGCAAGTCCTTCCATAATATATTGTCCATTTACTctgcaaaagaaagaacaattttctgcaaaaataacataaaaaaggaaaatttcctaTATCTAGGTTTTCCTTCAGTCTGAAACTAGGATTCCTAAATGCACCGCCCCCCCACAACCTCCACCTTCATTACAGAAGTGGGAGATCGTGGGCATCGACCACAAGATACACAGCCAGACTAACTAGCCACCCAACTCATGGGCTTGCAACAAAATGCAGCAGCCCTAACCCTCCATCTCTGGTGCCATGGAGATCCAAGCTCCAAACTGCAGAAATATGCTAAGGCCTCAGTAGCCAGCACCTGGGGACTGCTCTGTGCTGCAAAGATCTCTGCAGGTGAgctaaggaagaaagggaaaagggcagCACATGTGTCTGGACTTTAAAGAGTTCAAAACCTCCTAAATTCATCCTCTCTCTTCAGAGATTCAAGCTCCAAATGATGGAAAACTGCCCAGGCTACAATGGCACTAGTATAGACAGGCTTGCTACATCAGGTCAGAGAGCTTGGGAACAGTGAGAATGAGATGTGACACCAGGGACTGGGGGAGGACGGGTGGGAAAAGAGACATTCCACTAAGCCTAAGAGAAAGAGTCCAGTCCTCCCAAACGTCTTGGGGCAGAAACCTAGGCTGTTGAATTGTCCACTATAGGAGGATGCTGAGATGCTTTTAAGATTCTGCCCCtagagaaaaaataaactgagtcactcCAAAATCCAGCATTGAAAGTAGCTATTCTTTAAATAATGGTGCCTTCCCTAAGAAAATCtggttacattttaaaataagcataCATTGTTctatctccctcccccaatcccaaCCCTCCAGTTACTTTACCTATAGGCCAAGAAAGCAACTGGCCTCTGATGTCCATGTTCATCTGTCATCGAGCCAACACTAGGAGGTTCTACAATGACATCGTAAATTATTCCTATGTGGAAAATAACAGTGCAAATTAGACTGGATTAATAAGGTTATAGCTTTCATTTATCTCTGAAggcataaaatttaaaataccttattttattagaataaaaaatgttttaagatctgtttttctccatctgtaaagatCAAACAAGTCTACTTAAGATATGGCCCCTTTAACTTTgtgttcagaattttaaaaatttatttcaagaTAAGAATGCGATAGTCTTAATTTTTAGTACTGCTGCAAAGTAATCAATATTGGAGAAGATCCCCAATATTCATTTAAAGGAAAATGCAAATTTATGGCCTGAAtgcagcaaaaaaagaaaatatactccacaacaatttcaaaaaaatttttctttaaattgtgaGTTATTTCTGGACAAGTCCtataaatgttatatttaaaatcaaatgaaatattttaatgtcTTTCATTTAATGTCTTTAATTTTAAGACCTAGCTTTTTCAAAAATCTTGAAACCAGTTATGATGACTGGGAAATAGTTACACTACCTGTTATACGAACATAATATGAACATATATTATAAGAGTCCTAAGATTTTATTACACCATGAAGAATGGTTATTCTTCAGAATatacagaaaaacaaaggaagatcTAATTGAACTAACAACATATACGGTGGCACAGCTGACAAAAATATacaatgattacaataatgtTAAGACAACAAACACCAAGATGCAGCAGAATCAAATTAATTCAGGCCAAATTCAGGTCAAATTAAATGGCCATATCAGAGTACTAAAGTTAAAACATTTCCAGGAAGACATGGTTAATTAAGAGTACaagtatgtactatgtgccaggaactgcactaagtgctgggaatacaaggaaagtcaacaaacagtccttgctctcaaggagctcacatttcaatggggagacaacatacaaacagtgcGAACGAGAAACAAACAGAACAGACTGGGTGGTgctctcaacagtaatagagacATGTTTAGTATACGATGTCCGACACATCACAGGGACATCTAATTCAAGATGTCTGGTGATTCTGGCTAGATAAGGAGATCAGAATCATTAGCAGACAGATAACacttgaatccatgggagctgatgaagacAAACAGTATTTAGAAAGGTGAACTCAGAACAGAGGCCTGGGAGACGCCTTCCATTAGTGGACACGACCTGGACAAAGATGCATCGCATCAAAGTAGAGAAGAAAGCAGTCAGATAAGTGGAAAACCAGGACAGAGATGCGTCAGGGAAACAGGAAGAAGACGGCGAgcgacagtgtcaaaggctgtagagaaagtcaaggaggatgaggactgagaaaaggttatcagatttggcaattaaaaacaAGATTCAATTCTCATCCTTTGAaccttctgcagcctttgacactgtcactcCCAGCTCTTTCAAATTCCACTCTAGATTTTTATGATACTGCTCTCCCCTGgttctcctacttgtgtgattGCTTCTTGTCACTGTCCTTTGATAGAATTTCATCCGGGTCTTCTCCAAAAGCCATGGGTGTCCCACAGAATTCTGTCCTGGgccatcttttcttctccctctatactattttacttAGTAATCTCATCAACTCCTACGGATTCAActatctctatgctaatgattctcacaTCATCTAGTCCTGATCTCCACCGGCCTCCAGTGTCATCTCCAATTAGTAGCCTTCTTGAATTATAAATCCAGCAGAAATGTTAAATTCAACACATTCAAAACCGGATTCACCCCCTCCACTCCCGACCCTGTGAtgctccaaacttccctattactgtcaaggttATCACCATTCTCCCGGTCGCTCAGGAACCGAGGCGTCACCCTTGATTCCTCACTGTATCTTTCCCCCTGCCAAAGCCAGTTGATTTGTCTTTGCAAAAATATCTCAAATACAACCCCTTCTCTGTTGTGATACTccaccaccctccctcccccggCGCAGACCCTCATCTCCCCACACTTGTAGTAGTTTGTTGGTTGGTCTGCCTGACGCTACTCCagcctctccctactccagtccatcctctactcggctactaaagtgattttcctaagtgcAAGTCCAACCATGTTGTCcctcctactcaacaaactccaggggCTCTCTATCACCTCCGGGATCAAACATAAACTTCGCTTGGCATCCAAAGCCTAACAACCTGCCTCTCCCAcacattttccattcttcttagaCCTTATTCCCCACcgtattgttgtttgtccttcattttcaaaaaggaccaacgacatcacaaagtaatgtcttgacttgctcgtgaattggatttaagtgaggcagagctgcacaaagtcgtcagtttcgctctctcttccagtcactTAAGTcgagtggcaggacaaaagtcaggacaacctTCCATGGCCAAGAACCAGTGGATAACCTTAGccctttgatgtctgaccaagctctccacagcacctgcttcagctgccttcaaggccaacggaacaaattgttttcactCATCCATTCTGCCACATGTTTGTGATAGACATTCCCCAAGTCACTGACAGTTTTGAGGCCTGTAAGTTACCATCGACCTGGTTTagccatctgccaagatggttttactgcaGTGCGGCCactgctacagcttcttggagccacaggtgagaattgggtgacagtcagataccaaaggtggatgaacagccctgaaaaggactcaggaAGCCCTCTCATCAGAGGTGCTGGTCTTCCGGGCACACCCCATACACCCctccccaccatgtactctttgatcaggtgacactggcctccttgatgttcctAAAACACTCcatatctctcagctctgggctgagattttctctggctctcacccatccctggaatgctttccttttttatctccactTACTGGCTTCCTCtgagttccagctaaaatcccaccttctagaggAAATCTTTCTCAATTCCttcttagtgcctttcctctgtcaaTTACTTCATATTCATTCTGTTTATAGCCTGTCTGTGCAAGGttttcatgctgtctcctccatttgacTGCGTCTTTTGCCTTCCAAGGGCTGATACACAATGCCTGAtatacagtgggcacttaataaatgtttactgactcgCTGACAAGTAATGGAGAGTTATTAAGGTTTTTGATTAGGGGAGTGACACTACCCAAACCATTTACCAGTACAATTTTCTAAAAGTTATGCAGAACACCAAAagggcagtggttctcaaacttttttttgcttctttcacaATATTCTTCTTTTTCCTGAAGAATCACAGAGAACTACAGGAAGGTCGAGAGACTTAGACATGTCCACACAATTACAAATAGTAAGTTCATATAATTCACACATCTAGCAAAAAATCAGGACTATTGTGCCACATGAGAACCACTGCCCTAGCGGAAGGAAAGTCTAaaggcagggagatcagttaAGAATCTGGACTGAAGATCTATGCAACAGGCAATGAAACTCCTGGACTAAGATGGTAAAGAGAGGACTGATGTTGGATACACTTCAAAGGAAGAGTTCACAGCACTAgggatagaaatagagaaaagaaccAAAAATGTCTCTCTTTGAAACTAGAGGACTTGAGAGAACAAAACCAGACACATGGGAATGTAAGATTTAGGAGGATAGATAGGATTTTGTTCAGAAtaaggtgaggagggaaatgaGCTCTGTTTGAGGCATGCTTGACATTCCATTTGAATATGCACATGGCATCCATGTGTTCAATGGGCAGCTGGAAAGGTGGGACTAGAGTCTAGGGGCATCAATCAGGTCTGAAGATACAGATATAAAAGCCATCCTCAGAGGGGTGATAACTAAAGCAATATCGTACATAAAAATGATTGATGTGACAATGTAGAGAGAACAGCGATACGGACAGATCCTTGGGTGATACTCATGTTTAAAATAGGAAGATAATGATCCAAGCATCCAGAGCAGAAGTGGTCAGAGAGTGAAGTCATCAAAGAACACAGATGTGCCCTCTACAGAAAACACTTGGGAGCTgtactttaaattaaaaagtctGCAGGTGCTTGTAGAGTCTAGACAAACTCTCCAACAGACTTCTGAGTCTAAAGCTTCCTAGGAGGGCACAAGCAAAGAACTGTGAATCTAATGTAGGTACACAGTAATTTCAGGtaaagtcaaaagcaaaatttccaCAATGGAAAGAAACTGGTATATGAAAATGCAGATTATGGAAAGAAAGCAGCAGATTAAGGATGCAGCTACTGaactctagtcctcagtttccttacaggAAAGTGAGAATGTACTGAATGAAAAATAAGGTTCCCCCACTAATAATCTGTAATTCTGTAAACTATTATTTATAAAGatatgaaaattaattttaaaaatttcatttactGAATGACACTTGTAATATAACATGCTAAATAACTTAAATGAACACTTCTGACTACTGCCAGTATTGTAGAATTTTCCTCTCAATTCATTTATACATTAAAGAGTACATTATTTCTACTTCACTGTCATCAATATTTAGAACTTGTATAAATGCAGGCTGTCTAGACAAGAGATGTGATCTACTGAAAAGAGCGCTGGTGAACTGAGAATCAGGAGACCCAAAGTCTAacctcagctctgccactaactagctgctGTGAGAGAATCTCAGAGGGATGGAAAATAAGGAGCCATCTATTCTAAcctatacctgaaaaaaaatccctttctgCAAAATaccagacaagtggtcatccagcctttgcttgaaaacctcaAGTGTTCGAGGTGAAACCCTTCAAGTACCAAATACCGTCTTCCACTTTGTGAAAGCTACTGATCCTCATACGGCACTAGGCCTTCACAATCCTGGATGTCCCTTTGAATACAACTTTCTCCAGCCTATTCCAGAAGAACTTTCTAGAACACAGCACCCCAAACTGAATACAATAAATACTCTAGAGCTGGGGTAACCAGAGTAGAGTAGAATGGCACTATCACCTACCTAGTCTTGGATACTATGGCAGTCTACACAATCTAAGacatttcctcatcaataaaggTTCAACTGAATTAAATGACTCCTAATGCCCCTTCCAGCTATGACGGTCTATATTCAAATGAGGAAGTTAATTATGCAagtcatattttctcttttcttaatctATGAAGTTTATGATTCAAAGACTTTTCTAAGCTGAGTTTATCCAAAATGAAATTAGAAAGCATCCAGACAAGCTTGAGCAGATTTTTAAGGGCTGAAGGGAAGAGGCAATCCAAAAGGGGCTTATCATTTGACTGCCAACTCATCACTCTTGTAAAGGACCCACCCTTTTCAACATCTTACCACAAGGCTTCCTAGATTTCTGATTTCACCAGTGGGAATAAGGCTAAGACAAACCTCCCACACAGTTTATTCTGTGAATTAGGGTGCTGAAAAAAATTTCCTCACCAGTATCCTACTTTTTGGCAAAGAATTTCTCCAAATTAAGCCAGGCTGGTTCTTTGCCACCGTTTGATGTCCAAGCTTACGTTACTTTGTGAACAAAGGAAATTCTATAACTTtggttctgcttccagggtaCTTCTAACCCGAAGTAAcctgaaaagggggaaggggagagagaagactgAACCTTTACTTCAACGTAATTAGACTCCTCTGTAACCCCAAGTATTTTgttatacatttataaatattacttGGTAAGGGGTTCACAGGCTTCACCGATCAGATTTCcaaatgacacaaatatggctaAGAACTCTTGGACTGACCCCCTAGGTTTGGATAATCCAATACTTACTGAACTGAATTATTACTTATAGAATACATTTATATTATTCATAGAACTTGTGCAATTACAGAATCTGTTGAATAGAGAATTATTCAATCATTTATAGAATTACttacaaaataaatttacaaaataatataGAAGTATTTACAGAACATGAATTCTATGAATATAGAATTTATAGAATATTATAGGATTTATAGAATTGCCTGTTGTCCGCCCGCATTGgatttaagctccttaaggggaGGGACTAAATTTTTACTCCTTTTTGTATACCCATCGCTTAAcgcactgcctggcacacagtaggcacttaataaatgctcgctgaGTCGAATTACATAGCTAACTTTATATGAATTTGTTTGCCGGTGGTCTCCCCCGTAAGATTGTatggtccttgagggcagggactgtcttgcctcCTTTTGTGTCCTCAGGCTTAGCGCTTAATAAGTTTTATTGACGGGTTAACACGACAAATGTCTATGTACACATAAACGCACGACTCCGGTAAGAAGCTGAGGCCAACGGTACACTGTGAAGGCGAGTGAACCGAGAGCAAGACCCCTGCGGAAAGCCGCGGGAACCCCAGAGCCCGAGCCCCGCTGGCGTTACCTCCAGTGATGAGGAAATAAGACACCACCACCAGGGCGTACACCGTCATAGCTGACGGCATGTGGGCCCATGGCGGCTTCTTCAGCTTCAGGTTGGGACACTCGAGGACCACGAAGGGCACCCGGTACAACGTCTCCATGGCGGCGGCGACGTCCGACGGCCCCCAAGCCCTTCACTCCGCGGTGCTGGCTACACCGCAGGCGCTACCGCCGCCGCCGCGGCACCGGAAGGAGAACCCTTCGTAGGGAGCGTGCGAGAGGGCGGGATCGTTAGAGTCctgaaagctaaaaaaaaaaagagctagagGAAGAAGAGACGAGAGCCGTAGAAAGCCATCCTTGCAAacctaaaaaaatacaattattttaagATGTT
Proteins encoded in this window:
- the OSTC gene encoding oligosaccharyltransferase complex subunit OSTC; amino-acid sequence: METLYRVPFVVLECPNLKLKKPPWAHMPSAMTVYALVVVSYFLITGGIIYDVIVEPPSVGSMTDEHGHQRPVAFLAYRVNGQYIMEGLASSFLFTMGGLGFIILDRSNAPNIPKLNRFLLLFIGFVSVLLSFFMARVFMRMKLPGYLLG